The Shewanella algae DNA segment TCAGCGGTGCCGCCTCGGGCTTGGGGCGGGCTTTTGCCATAGGATTGGCACAAAGGGGCGCCAGCCTGGCGCTGCTGGATATCGACAGCTGTAAAGATACCTTGAATGCGCTTTCTGCTTTGGGGGCAGATGCCAAAGCCTGGCAATGTGATGTTGCCGACGAACAGCGGGTCGCCAAGGTGTTGCAGGAAGCCTGCGACCACTTTGGTACCATAGAGCTGCTGGTGGCCTGCGCCGGGATCCACCATCCCTGCTCATTTGAAAAGTTGACTGCCAAACAGTGGCGACGGCAGTTGCAGGTGGATCTCGATGGCAGTTTCTTCCTTTGTCACGGCCTCTGGTCACGAATGAAGGCACAGGAGTATGGCCGGATCCTGCTGCTCGGCGGTGTCAGTGGTGTTTTCGGCGATCTGTTCGAAAGTGCCTGGGCCAGTGCCAAGATGGCTTTGCTTGGATTAACCAATAGTCTCAGTCGTGAAGGCAGTATTCACAATATCCGCGTGAACAGCCTCTGCCCCATGGTCACCACTCCCATGACGGAAAAACATCTGGCACTGCCGGTGCAACCCCTGTTTGGGGTGAATGCACCTTTGGCAGCCGGGTTGTTTCTGCTCAGTGAACAGGCGCCTAATGGCCAGCATCTTTTGGCGGCGGCCGGCAGTATCAGCCGAGTGAGAATGGCTGAAACCGAGCCGGGTTATTTCCATGCCGGCGCCTGTACGCCTGAGCTTTTGGCCAGAGCATGGCCGGAGCTGAGTGTGGCCACTCCGCTGGGATTCAGCGACAGCGGAGAGGCACAAATCGTCAAATGGGCCAGGCAGGCCGCTGCCGAGCATGATATAGAGATAGAATAAAGGCTTCTGGTCACGAAGGGCGGTTCTGGGTTAATCTTTGCGGTATATGTCAGCCAGTTAACAGAATTTTATGAGCCAGGTTTTAGATGATCTCTTGTCACTGCTCGCGCTTGAACAGATAGAAATTGGACTTTATCGGGGCCAGAGCCAGGATCTGGGTTTTGGTCATGTGTTTGGCGGTCAGGTCATGGGCCAAGCCCTCAGCGCTGCCCGTCGCACTGTGCCGCAAGAGCGCCAGGTGCATTCACTGCATTCCTATTTTTTACGGGCAGGCGATGAAAAGTTGCCGATAGTCTACGAAGTCGAAAACATGCGTGACGGCGGCAGTTTCAGTGCCCGTCAGGTGAAGGCGATTCAGAAAGGGCGGCCGATTTTCTACATGACCTGTTCCTTCCAGGAGCCGGAGGAGGGTTTCAGCCACCAGGCAGAAATGCCAGAGGTTCCCGGCCCTGAAGGGATACTCAATCAGCAGGAATTGGCGATGACCATGAGGGACAAGGTGCCCGCCAGAATGCTGGAGAAGTTTATGGCCGATGCCCCCATAGAGATGCGCCTGGTCAATCCGCTCAACCCTGTGGCACCTGCGGCGACTGAACCTGTACGCCATGTTTGGCTGCGGGCCAATGGCGCCTTGCCGCCTGAGCATGAAATGCACGATTACCTGCTGGCGTACGCTTCGGATTTCAACTTTTTGGTGACGGCAGCTCAGCCTCATGGGGTGTCATTTCTGACCCCAGGGATGCGGATGGCCACCATAGATCATTCACTCTGGTTCCATCGTCCGGTCAATATGGGCGAGTGGTTGCTGTATGCCATAGAGAGCCCCAATGCCAGTGGTGGCCGGGGTTATGTGAGAGGGCAGTTCTTCAACCAACAGGGAGAACTAGTGGCTTCGGCCACTCAGGAAGGCCTGATACGTATGACTGCCAAATAAGGGAATGAAAGATGATTAAATATGTAAAAGGGCTGGTCGTTGCCGCCGGGATAGTCTTTCTCGGTGCCTGTGTTACGGTTGACCCCAAGGCACCGGTTATCGTCAACGGGGCGGCGGGCTACCTGGAAAGAGTGGCCTTGCCTCAAGGCTCAAGTATCACAATTGCCATCATAGATTTGGATACCCCAGGGGTAATCGTGGCGCAAAAGAGCTTTGATATTGCCAGGGCGCCGGTGCCGTTCAAATTCATTTTGCCGGCGGAAACCGTTGAGTCCAATGTCAACTATGGTGTGGTGGCCATGATCCAGTATCAGGGGCGAGTGATATTCCAGACCTATGACAGATACCCTGTGATCAACAATGACAAATTTACCACCGAAGTGCTGATGAAGGCGGTGCCTTTACCGCAATTGGATCAGCGTTAAGCGTTGCCGCAGGATATGAAAAGGCGCCACTTGGGCGCCTTTTTTACTTGTTACACTCTGAAAATACTTATCTGTTTCTTCAAGGCGGCGGCCAGCTCGGTCAACTCTCTGGCGGAGTTGACGGTTTCTGTAGCGCGGATATCGCCTTCGCGGGCCAGATCTGTTATCTGGTGCAGATTACGGGTGACTTCATCGGCCACCGCGCTTTGCTGCTCTGTGGCACTGGCGATACTGCTGACAGATACCGCCAGATCGGCAATTCGCTGGGCAATGGCGGTCAACTGATTGTTGGCTTCCTCTCCCTGCTCGGCGGAGCGATTACCCAACTGATGACTCTGATCCATGCGTGTAGCCGTGTCCTTGACCTTGGCCTGCAGTGAGGTGATGGTCTGGCCGATTTCCGAAATCGATGCCTGAGTGCGGCTTGCCAGAGTGCGCACTTCATCGGCCACCACTGCAAAACCGCGCCCTTGTTCGCCGGCGCGGGCGGCTTCGATGGCGGCGTTCAGTGCCAGAAGGTTGGTTTGCTCGGCGATGCCATTGATAACTTCAGTGATGGTGTTGATGGCTTCACTCTCTTTGGCTACCCCTTCGACGGCGGTATGGCTCTCGCTCAACTGTCTGCTGAGGGTTTCCAGCCCTTGCACCACCTGGGTCAGTTGCTGGTGTCCGGCGCGGGAGGCTTCATCTACCTGCTGGCTCTGGTTGGCGCTTTCACCGGCGTGGTTGGCCACATCGCGTATCGAAGTGGACATCTCCTCAATGGCAGTCGCTATTTGATCGGTTTGAGCCATTAGCGCCTGAGCTTCGTCGCCGTTGAGACGGGCAACTTCCTGGGCCTGTTCGGCCTGGTATTCCAGAGTTTGTACTGAGCCCTGCAATGCCTGGATCAGCTGTTTCAGTCCCTGGGTCATTTCGGTGACGCTGTTGCTTATCCGCACCACTTCGTTTTCGCTGCGGCTGTCTAGTTTGGGCAGGTCATGGCTGAAGTCGCCTTTGCCCAGGTTTTCCATGTGGCGCTGCAAGGTTTGCAGTGGTCTGACAGTGCGTACCAGCACGACAGAGAGCAGGGCGGTGATCACCAGAATACCAATCACGGCAACCAGGGCGTTGATCAGTAAAAGAGTCTGGCTTTCCTCATTCAACTCGGCGGCTTTGACCTGACCGATAAGCTCCCAGTTCCAGCCGGGGATGGTGGCGCTGTAGGCAATCATCTCCACGCCTTTGCTGTTGTGATAGCTCTTGACCCCTTCACTGTTCATCAGCTCATCGAGTGGCAAGCCATCGAGTTCTGCCTCTGTCACGGTTTGTCCCTGAGCCAGGCTGGGGTGAGCCACTACCACCTTGTCGGCGCGGCGCAGCAGCAGGTAGTTGCCGCTTTCTTCCAGGCGCAGCTGTTTGACCGACTGCTGCAACTGCACCAGAGAGTCACTGATGTCGAAGCCTATGTAGAGAATACCTATCACTGAGCCCTGAACATCCTTGACCGGACGGTAAACCGTCATATAGTCGCGGCCGAACAACTTGGCATAGCCCTCATAGACCTGGCCCTGAATAAGTTTTTGATAGCCCGGGTGTTTTGTTCCCAAATAAGTCCCCAGAGCGCGGCTGCCATCGGCCTTTTTCAGTGAGGTGGCAATACGTAGAAAGTCATCGCCGTCACGAACGAACACAGTGGCATTCCCGCCTGTGAGGTTGGCATATCTGTCGACTTTACTGCGGGAGGAATTGAGCTGTTCCTTTTCATGCATCAATGCCGGGGTATCTATCCCCAGGACTCTGACAGTTTTGTTTTCCGGTTTATGGAATTGGCCTGGATACATGGCCCTGAATACATCGGCATTGCGACGGGCCAGGGACAACAGGCTCTCGTATTGCAATGCCAGCAGATCATCGACCCCATGGATCTGTTGCTCCATGGCGGTTATCGCTTTCTCTTTCAAGGTCGATGAGGCTGTCAGGTAGGAGATGCTACTCAGGATGCCAAACACCAAAATCGTCAGCACAAAAGCCAGTGTGCCGATCTGTTTGGCGATAGGCCAGTTGCGGTAATTCATTATCGTTATTCCTGTATGACCGGTTTGTTGAACTTTATCTCATTCACGTTAAACAAGTTTTGACCTGAATCTAACTATGGGCTCGCCCCTTTATTTTA contains these protein-coding regions:
- a CDS encoding SDR family NAD(P)-dependent oxidoreductase, which gives rise to MMGFGGRTALISGAASGLGRAFAIGLAQRGASLALLDIDSCKDTLNALSALGADAKAWQCDVADEQRVAKVLQEACDHFGTIELLVACAGIHHPCSFEKLTAKQWRRQLQVDLDGSFFLCHGLWSRMKAQEYGRILLLGGVSGVFGDLFESAWASAKMALLGLTNSLSREGSIHNIRVNSLCPMVTTPMTEKHLALPVQPLFGVNAPLAAGLFLLSEQAPNGQHLLAAAGSISRVRMAETEPGYFHAGACTPELLARAWPELSVATPLGFSDSGEAQIVKWARQAAAEHDIEIE
- the tesB gene encoding acyl-CoA thioesterase II yields the protein MSQVLDDLLSLLALEQIEIGLYRGQSQDLGFGHVFGGQVMGQALSAARRTVPQERQVHSLHSYFLRAGDEKLPIVYEVENMRDGGSFSARQVKAIQKGRPIFYMTCSFQEPEEGFSHQAEMPEVPGPEGILNQQELAMTMRDKVPARMLEKFMADAPIEMRLVNPLNPVAPAATEPVRHVWLRANGALPPEHEMHDYLLAYASDFNFLVTAAQPHGVSFLTPGMRMATIDHSLWFHRPVNMGEWLLYAIESPNASGGRGYVRGQFFNQQGELVASATQEGLIRMTAK
- a CDS encoding YbaY family lipoprotein, giving the protein MIKYVKGLVVAAGIVFLGACVTVDPKAPVIVNGAAGYLERVALPQGSSITIAIIDLDTPGVIVAQKSFDIARAPVPFKFILPAETVESNVNYGVVAMIQYQGRVIFQTYDRYPVINNDKFTTEVLMKAVPLPQLDQR
- a CDS encoding methyl-accepting chemotaxis protein; protein product: MNYRNWPIAKQIGTLAFVLTILVFGILSSISYLTASSTLKEKAITAMEQQIHGVDDLLALQYESLLSLARRNADVFRAMYPGQFHKPENKTVRVLGIDTPALMHEKEQLNSSRSKVDRYANLTGGNATVFVRDGDDFLRIATSLKKADGSRALGTYLGTKHPGYQKLIQGQVYEGYAKLFGRDYMTVYRPVKDVQGSVIGILYIGFDISDSLVQLQQSVKQLRLEESGNYLLLRRADKVVVAHPSLAQGQTVTEAELDGLPLDELMNSEGVKSYHNSKGVEMIAYSATIPGWNWELIGQVKAAELNEESQTLLLINALVAVIGILVITALLSVVLVRTVRPLQTLQRHMENLGKGDFSHDLPKLDSRSENEVVRISNSVTEMTQGLKQLIQALQGSVQTLEYQAEQAQEVARLNGDEAQALMAQTDQIATAIEEMSTSIRDVANHAGESANQSQQVDEASRAGHQQLTQVVQGLETLSRQLSESHTAVEGVAKESEAINTITEVINGIAEQTNLLALNAAIEAARAGEQGRGFAVVADEVRTLASRTQASISEIGQTITSLQAKVKDTATRMDQSHQLGNRSAEQGEEANNQLTAIAQRIADLAVSVSSIASATEQQSAVADEVTRNLHQITDLAREGDIRATETVNSARELTELAAALKKQISIFRV